The Glycine max cultivar Williams 82 chromosome 12, Glycine_max_v4.0, whole genome shotgun sequence genome window below encodes:
- the LOC121173159 gene encoding probable ubiquitin-conjugating enzyme E2 25 — MTIYNPYHSNFVGPAYHHPGSKSINQMWSTNAYNLQAFPNYNYYYPYDYNYTAPFAHHFHVPPGPLIHNSWVYNSVGDGNNEATANNTIATISDEARGEILRKFRSFKQFDVIEDVSDHHFVHANSSMEQHWAKRIQGEWKSLEKDLPDSIFVRVYESRIDLLRAVIIGAEGTPYHDGLFFFDVFFPSGYSHVPPQVHYHSGGLRLNPNLYSSGKVCLSLLNTWTGHQNEQWIPGVSTILQVLVFIQGLILVAKPFFNEPGYAHLSNSQYGEISSLKYNEDTFILSLRTMIYIMRRPPKNFKDFVAGNFCSRAHDILVACKAYIDGAQVGCVVKGGAQDVDQGGSSSSVQFRTSLAAFVNMLVNEFTQVGAKDCDKVFPLTAVGNSSNEMLKTVGNPSGVKLTAVGNMSGEMVAAVGNASDEMLVAAAAIP; from the exons ATGACAATTTACAATCCATATCATTCAAATTTTGTTGGACCTGCATATCATCATCCAGGATCTAAATCTATTAATCAGATGTGGTCGACGAATGCTTATAATTTGCAGGCATTccctaattataattattattatccatatgattataattatacaGCTCCCTTTGCTCATCATTTTCATGTCCCACCTGGGCCATTGATTCATAACTCTTGGGTTTATAATTCTGTGGGAGATGGAAATAATGAGGCAACTGCCAATAATACTATTGCTACAATATCTGATGAAGCTAGAGGGGAAATTTTGAGGAAATTTCGAAGCTTTAAACAATTTGACGTTATTGAAGACGTTTCAGACCATCACTTTGTTCATGCCAACTCTTCCATGGAACAG CATTGGGCTAAAAGAATCCAGGGAGAGTGGAAGTCATTGGAGAAGGATTTACCAG ATTCAATATTTGTCAGAGTTTATGAATCGAGAATAGATCTTCTAAGGGCCGTGATTATTGGAGCAGAGGGAACACCTTATCATGATggccttttcttttttgatgtTTTCTTCCCGAGTGGCTATTCGCATGTACCTCCA CAAGTTCACTACCATTCTGGCGGGCTTAGGCTCAACCCAAATTTATATAGTAGTGGAAAAGTTTGTCTTAGTCTTCTTAACACCTGGACCGGCCATCAAAATGAGCAGTGGATTCCAGGTGTTTCAACAATTTTACAGGTTCTGGTCTTTATACAGGGTCTAATCTTGGTTGCGAAGCCTTTCTTTAATGAGCCTGGATATGCACATTTAAGCAATTCACAATATGGTGAAATTAGTTCTTTGAAGTACAATGAGGACACATTCATCCTATCATTGAGGACAATGATATACATAATGAGAAGGCCTCCAAAG aATTTCAAGGACTTTGTTGCTGGGAACTTTTGCAGCCGAGCTCATGATATTCTGGTGGCATGCAAGGCATACATTGATGGTGCTCAAGTTGGTTGTGTGGTCAAAGGTGGGGCACAAGATGTTGATCAAGGTGGCAGTAGCAGCTCAGTCCAGTTTAGGACATCTTTAGCTGCATTTGTGAATATGCTTGTTAATGAGTTTACACAAGTTGGAGCTAAGGATTGTGACAAAGTCTTTCCATTAACTGCTGTGGGAAATTCGTCCAATGAAATGCTAAAAACAGTGGGAAATCCATCCGGTGTAAAGCTGACAGCAGTGGGAAATATGTCAGGTGAAATGGTGGCAGCAGTGGGAAATGCGTCCGATGAAATGCTTGTTGCTGCTGCAGCAATTCCTTGA
- the LOC121173118 gene encoding uncharacterized protein, whose protein sequence is MDPNVIEIPPPTANNNNTCNSIKQKEAIFHHGVINTDKDNDSTKLILFGQKVGKGKAIQTTHQNMEVCEDVMGKSRWTYGHSSSSESSNDEENDDNCFDFFSKDYMTSQPSFSLEPTIKDPSGVQYSQTPLSKKKSNGSQQRRRKLKLPWEMGSSKSFESEKKPNICYSSNHEFVNNFEAKKLPLAGGTPHWGLPPADGAPDKGLLFVGGAPEWEFSHVGGIPYWGLLPAGGASGTPLETPQWGLSPAGGGTPKWRLSHVGGTPHWGLQPAGSRAPKWGLSHIGGTSHWGLPPAGGIGGTPLETPQWGLPPAGGGTSEWGLSHVGGTPHWGLQPVRSGAPEWGLPHIGGTSHWGLPPAGGGTPKWELSHVGGTQHWGLLHASGVDVTPPAGGAPEWGLSHISGTPHWGLSPASGVGGTPLAGGAPN, encoded by the exons ATGGATCCGAACGTCATTGAGATTCCACCTCCGACTGCAAACAATAACAACACTTGTAATTCAATTAAACAAAAAGAG GCCATTTTTCATCATGGGGTGATCAACACAGACAAAGACAATGATTCTAccaagttaatattatttggtcAGAAAGTTGGCAAGGGGAAAGCGATTCAGACCACCCATCAAAACATG GAAGTGTGTGAGGATGTGATGGGTAAATCTAGATGGACTTATGGTCATAGTTCTAGTTCTGAGAGCTCAAATGatgaagaaaatgatgacaattgctttgattttttttcaaaagattataTGACATCTCAGCCTTCATTTTCATTAGAGCCTACTATTAAGGACCCTTCTGGAGTACAATACTCTCAAACTCCCCTGAGTAAGAAGAAATCAAATGGCTCACAACAAAGGAGGCGGAAGTTAAAGTTGCCATGGGAAATGGGGTCATCTAAATCTTTTGAGAGTGAGAAGAAGCCTAACATTTGTTATTCTTCTAACCATGAATTTGTAAACAATTTTGAGGCCAAGAAACTGCCGCTTGCAGGTGGAACACCACATTGGGGACTGCCACCTGCAGATGGGGCACCGGATAAGGGATTGTTGTTTGTTGGTGGGGCACCAGAATGGGAATTTTCACATGTGGGTGGAATACCATATTGGGGACTGCTTCCTGCAGGTGGTGCAAGCGGGACTCCGCTTGAGACACCACAATGGGGACTGTCGCCTGCAGGGGGCGGAACACCAAAATGGAGATTGTCGCATGTAGGTGGAACACCACATTGGGGACTACAACCTGCAGGGAGTAGGGCACCAAAATGGGGATTATCGCATATAGGTGGAACATCACATTGGGGACTACCACCTGCAGGTGGTATAGGTGGGACTCCTCTTGAGACACCACAATGGGGACTACCGCCTGCAGGGGGTGGAACATCAGAATGGGGATTGTCGCATGTAGGTGGAACACCACATTGGGGACTACAACCTGTAAGGAGTGGGGCACCAGAATGGGGATTACCGCATATAGGTGGAACATCACATTGGGGACTGCCACCTGCTGGGGGTGGGACACCAAAATGGGAATTATCACATGTAGGTGGAACACAACATTGGGGACTGTTACATGCAAGTGGTGTAGACGTGACACCACCTGCAGGTGGGGCACCAGAATGGGGATTGTCACATATAAGTGGAACACCACATTGGGGACTGTCACCTGCAAGTGGTGTAGGCGGGACACCGCTTGCAGGTGGGGCACCAAATTGA